One genomic window of Solanum dulcamara chromosome 12, daSolDulc1.2, whole genome shotgun sequence includes the following:
- the LOC129877291 gene encoding probable membrane-associated kinase regulator 6 yields MENSLKYLASESFSYSWLLNENPSSLKSTILDDHNEATTFLTYSKRFLELESQNFNFDINPVFSLVHADEIFSDGHIMPLYLDTSKIGSFQETICNFDTSSISSTPLTSFSAKNRGKQRKSCSKILVKRLKFLWLFCKSLGNSRKGSKVDDFERKVLEIDSRNSPKATPSHCIDMENTIYEAILHCKRSFGMLNDLCD; encoded by the coding sequence ATGGAAAACTCCCTTAAGTATCTTGCTAGTGAGAGCTTTTCATATAGTTGGTTGTTGAATGAAAATCCTTCTTCTCTTAAATCCACCATTCTTGATGATCACAATGAAGCTACAACATTCTTGACTTATTCAAAGAGATTCTTGGAATTAGAAtcccaaaatttcaactttgaTATTAATCCCGTTTTCTCTCTTGTTCATGCTGATGAAATATTTTCAGATGGACATATTATGCCCTTATATCTTGACACATCAAAGATTGGATCTTTTCAAGAAACAATTTGTAACTTTGACACTAgttcaatttcttcaactccTCTCACATCCTTTTCTGCTAAAAACAGAGGAAAACAGAGGAAATCATGTAGCAAAATCTTGGTCAAGAGGTTAAAATTCCTTTGGTTGTTTTGCAAGAGTTTAGGCAATTCAAGAAaaggttctaaagttgatgactTTGAAAGAAAAGTTTTGGAAATTGATAGTAGAAATTCACCAAAGGCAACTCCATCTCATTGTATAGATATGGAGAACACAATTTATGAGGCCATTCTGCATTGTAAGAGATCATTTGGTATGTTAAATGATCTTTGTGATTGA
- the LOC129877336 gene encoding uncharacterized protein LOC129877336: MLRGKPADGYRQLPVYIHILKTVYPNSYISMHKSSTDEFMYLFIALRPLMRGFQFCRPVVVVDGAHLDGPYKGTFVSASTLDGAGCILPLAYGIVDTENDSSWTWFFQNFKNAFGERDNMCVVSDRNESIIKSVSMVFPNVPHFACIWHIWKNVCTKYRRSKAVLSDIFYSMAKAYRKDEVDKLMAKVERIDQRVAQYLKNAGYEKWSRVHATVNRGRMMTSNIAECINGCLVEARELPIIDFLEQTRMLFGSWNCKNREIASYTKHTLGRKFEDILVSNTIKCSRMKVVASSEYLYSVYELGIRYIVCLERKTCTCGRFQLDEIPCPHAIAVLKSKNITDLHPYCSDYYKPEALANTYELPMVPMPDKKDWTAPKEILEEIVLPPIYKRMPGRPKKGRKKFANEKITSSTNSCGRCGHEGHNRKTCNFIPK, from the exons ATGTTAAGGGGAAAACCTGCTGATGGATATAGACAGCTGcctgtatatatacatattctaaaaaccgtatatccaaattcgtacataagtatgcacaagtcatcaactgatgaattcatgtatttgttcatagcgttaaggcccttgatgagggggtttcagttttgtcgaccagtagttgttgttgacggtgcacatcttgatggaccttataaagggaCGTTTGTATCAGCTAGCACACTTGATGGGGCAG gtTGCATATTGCCGTTGGCGTATGGTATTGTTGATACGGAAAATGATTCATCATGGACGTGGTTTTTTCAGAATTTCAAGAATGCATTTGGAGAGAGggacaatatgtgtgttgtatcagataggaacgaaagcataatcaagagtgtaagcatggtatttcccaatgttcctcattttgcatgcatatggcatatatggaaaaatgtGTGTACTAAATACAGAAGGAGCAAAGCTGTACTAAGTGACATCTTCTATTCAATGGCCAAGGCATACCGAAAAGATGAAGTCGATAAATTAATGGCCAAAGTTGAAAGAATCGATCAACGGGTggcacaatatttaaaaaatgcaggatacgaaaagtggtcaagggttcatgccactgtcaacaggggtagaatgatgacttctaacatcgcagaatgtatcaatggatgtcttgttgaagcacgagagctgcctataattgactttttggagcaaacgagaatgttatttggttcttggaactgcaaaaatagagaaatagcatcttatacaaaacatactttgggtagaaaattcgaagatatcctAGTTTCAAACACGATcaagtgttcgagaatgaag gttgttgcttcatcagagtatctttattctgtttacgaattaggtataagatacattgtgtgtctagagagaaaaacatgcacTTGTGGTAGAtttcaactagacgagataccatgtccacatgcaattgcagtgttgaagagcaagaacattactGACCTGCACCCATATTGTTCTGATTACTACAAACCAGAGGCGttggcaaatacttatgaattaccaatggttccaatgccagataagaaagactGGACTGCTCCgaaggaaattttggaagaaattgTCTTGCCGCCAATATACAAAAGGATGCcaggaagaccaaagaaagggagaaaaaagttTGCTAATGAGAAAATAACAAGTAGCACAAATTCTTGTGGACGTTGTGGCCACGAAGGCCACAAcagaaagacttgtaatttcattcctAAATAG